In Chloroflexaceae bacterium, the following proteins share a genomic window:
- a CDS encoding DUF3416 domain-containing protein, protein MPAKAKQSTAKVKQAEEIALNGLAAVGEGRRRVVIERVTPEIDGGRYPIKRVVGDTVVVECDAFADGHDVIACAIRYRGPSDTQWREAPMQFLVNDRWRGQFTVTEMGRYTYTVIGWIDRFATWKHQLHKRVEAHQDVQVDLLIGADLVREAAEAAPEAEAAVLRGYEQALRHGDAEAAFMPDLAARMAAHLPPRFVSVYERELQVEVNRQLARFSAWYELFPRSASPEPGRHGTFRDVIARLPYVAELGFDVLYLPPIHPIGRQFRKGKNNSITAQPGDPGSPWAIGSEEGGHKSVHPELGTLEDFRALVAAARAYGIEVALDIAFQCSPDHPYVKEHPQWFRKRPDGTIQYAENPPKKYQDIYPFDFETEDWQALWRELKSIFEFWIAQGVTVFRVDNPHTKSFRFWEWCIGELKRDHPELILLSEAFTRPKVMYNLAKLGFTQSYTYYTWRTAKWEITEYLQELTRTEVREFFCPNFWPNTPDILTPQFYPGHRSVFLTRAAMAATLSASWGMYGPLYELMYHVPVQGREEYVDSEKYEIHFWRLDQPHSLRHFIARLNRIRRENPALQRNEWLRFHRVDSNFVENEQLLAYSKATPDLQNIVLVVVNLDPVNTQSGYVQVPTAEWGLEGDYQAHDLLSDARYLWHGDFNYVELNPQVMPVHIFRIRRRERDLTGFEYFA, encoded by the coding sequence ATGCCAGCGAAGGCGAAGCAGTCTACGGCGAAGGTGAAGCAAGCCGAGGAGATTGCGCTCAACGGTCTGGCGGCGGTTGGCGAGGGGCGCCGCCGGGTGGTGATCGAGCGGGTGACGCCTGAGATTGATGGTGGACGCTACCCGATCAAGCGGGTCGTTGGCGATACAGTCGTGGTGGAGTGCGACGCCTTCGCCGACGGGCACGACGTGATCGCCTGCGCGATCCGCTACCGCGGTCCTTCGGATACGCAGTGGCGCGAGGCGCCAATGCAGTTCCTGGTCAACGATCGCTGGCGGGGGCAGTTTACGGTTACCGAGATGGGGCGTTACACCTACACCGTTATTGGCTGGATCGATCGCTTTGCCACCTGGAAGCACCAGTTGCATAAGCGGGTGGAAGCGCATCAGGATGTGCAGGTGGATCTACTGATCGGGGCCGATCTGGTGCGCGAGGCGGCTGAGGCCGCCCCCGAGGCCGAGGCGGCGGTGTTGCGCGGTTATGAGCAGGCCCTGCGCCACGGCGACGCCGAGGCGGCCTTTATGCCCGACCTGGCCGCACGCATGGCCGCCCATCTGCCGCCGCGCTTCGTGAGCGTGTACGAACGGGAACTGCAGGTGGAGGTCAACCGCCAACTGGCGCGCTTCTCGGCCTGGTACGAGCTGTTCCCGCGCTCGGCCTCGCCCGAACCTGGTCGCCACGGCACCTTCCGCGATGTGATCGCTCGCCTGCCCTACGTGGCCGAACTGGGCTTCGATGTGCTCTACCTGCCGCCGATCCACCCCATCGGCCGGCAGTTCCGCAAGGGGAAGAACAATAGCATTACCGCCCAGCCTGGCGACCCCGGCAGCCCCTGGGCGATTGGCAGTGAGGAGGGCGGTCATAAGAGCGTCCATCCTGAACTGGGCACGCTGGAAGACTTTCGCGCCCTGGTCGCGGCCGCGCGCGCCTATGGCATTGAAGTGGCCCTTGATATCGCCTTTCAGTGTTCGCCCGATCACCCCTATGTGAAGGAACATCCCCAGTGGTTCCGCAAGCGTCCTGATGGCACCATCCAGTATGCTGAGAACCCGCCCAAGAAGTACCAGGATATCTACCCTTTCGACTTTGAAACCGAGGACTGGCAGGCCCTCTGGCGCGAGTTGAAGAGCATCTTTGAGTTCTGGATCGCCCAGGGCGTCACCGTGTTCCGCGTGGACAATCCCCACACCAAGAGTTTTCGCTTCTGGGAGTGGTGCATCGGTGAGTTGAAGCGCGATCATCCCGAATTGATCCTGCTCTCCGAAGCCTTTACCCGCCCGAAGGTGATGTACAACCTGGCCAAACTCGGCTTTACCCAGAGCTACACCTACTACACCTGGCGCACCGCCAAGTGGGAAATCACCGAGTACCTGCAGGAACTCACCCGCACCGAGGTGCGTGAGTTCTTCTGCCCCAATTTCTGGCCCAATACGCCGGATATTCTAACCCCCCAGTTTTACCCTGGCCACCGCTCGGTCTTTCTTACTCGCGCTGCGATGGCCGCGACCCTCTCCGCAAGCTGGGGGATGTATGGGCCCCTGTACGAGTTGATGTACCACGTGCCGGTGCAGGGGCGCGAGGAGTATGTCGACTCTGAGAAGTATGAGATCCATTTCTGGCGCCTGGATCAACCCCATAGCCTGCGCCATTTTATCGCCCGGCTCAACCGCATTCGCCGCGAGAATCCGGCGTTGCAGCGCAACGAGTGGCTGCGCTTCCATCGCGTGGACAGCAACTTCGTCGAGAATGAGCAGCTTCTGGCCTATAGCAAAGCGACTCCCGACTTGCAGAACATCGTGCTCGTCGTGGTGAATCTCGATCCCGTCAACACCCAGAGCGGCTACGTGCAGGTGCCCACGGCCGAGTGGGGCCTTGAGGGCGATTATCAGGCCCACGATCTGCTCAGCGACGCGCGCTACCTCTGGCACGGCGATTTTAACTATGTCGAACTGAATCCGCAGGTCATGCCGGTGCATATCTTTCGTATTCGCCGCCGCGAACGTGATCTCACCGGGTTCGAGTATTTCGCGTGA
- a CDS encoding putative maltokinase, which produces MRSEWPPLLAITAGSWDAIFSDGPRGALEQALPAFLRPQRWFGAKSRTITSATISDAALLPDAGDRAYLVLVAVQYAEGAPETYLVSMAYAAGQRALRLLGEARHAVIARLALTADGAPGVIFEPLLVDRDVARALLEVAVLGRRLRTINGGEVAGCPGPALPPARFENLAPRVVSAEQSNTSLIFGSALIMKIFRKVEPGINPDLEIGRYLTEYAFPYTPPTVGALEYLRGDEAPMSLGMVQGYVANEGDAWEYTLAVARRSYDQARARAELRLPEGLLTTSALLAAALESPTPPAEEVVGPYLAQAQRLGERTADLHLALAAGAEPAFAPEPFSISYQRALYASMHALTTQTFAGLRQVAPRLPAALRAQAEAVLALEAALLARFQRITATTIAALRTRVHGDFHLGQVLYTGADFMIIDFEGEPVRPISERRLKRSPLCDVAGMLRSFQYAAYATLFAQPDSEERAMMRRWADCWSFRAGAAYLGAYLRHAAGAPFIPAALADLEALLEVFMLEKLIYEIGYEMNNRPAWLSIPLSGVLHQVAA; this is translated from the coding sequence ATGCGTTCTGAATGGCCGCCGCTGCTTGCCATCACTGCGGGTTCGTGGGACGCGATCTTCTCCGATGGTCCCCGAGGCGCCCTCGAGCAAGCCCTGCCGGCGTTTCTGCGCCCGCAGCGCTGGTTCGGGGCCAAGTCCCGCACCATTACGTCGGCGACCATCAGCGATGCTGCGTTGTTGCCCGATGCCGGCGATCGGGCCTATCTGGTCTTGGTGGCCGTGCAGTACGCCGAAGGCGCTCCCGAAACCTATCTCGTGTCCATGGCCTATGCTGCCGGCCAACGGGCGCTTCGCCTGCTCGGCGAAGCGCGCCACGCCGTGATCGCTCGCCTGGCGCTCACCGCTGACGGGGCGCCGGGGGTCATTTTTGAACCGCTGCTGGTTGATCGGGATGTTGCCCGCGCCCTGCTTGAAGTGGCGGTATTGGGGCGGCGTCTGCGCACCATCAACGGGGGCGAGGTCGCGGGTTGCCCCGGCCCCGCCCTGCCGCCGGCCCGCTTTGAGAACCTGGCGCCGCGCGTCGTCAGCGCCGAGCAGAGCAATACTTCGCTCATCTTCGGCAGCGCGCTGATTATGAAGATCTTCCGCAAGGTCGAACCGGGGATAAACCCTGACCTGGAAATCGGACGCTACCTTACCGAATATGCTTTTCCCTACACGCCGCCCACCGTCGGCGCCCTCGAATACCTGCGCGGCGACGAGGCTCCGATGAGCCTGGGCATGGTTCAGGGCTACGTCGCCAATGAAGGCGATGCCTGGGAGTACACCCTCGCCGTGGCGCGACGCTCCTACGACCAGGCCCGCGCCCGTGCCGAGCTGCGCCTGCCCGAAGGGCTGCTGACGACGTCCGCTCTGCTGGCGGCCGCCCTCGAATCGCCAACGCCACCGGCCGAAGAGGTGGTCGGCCCCTACCTGGCGCAGGCGCAGCGGCTGGGTGAACGCACCGCCGACCTGCATCTGGCCCTCGCCGCCGGTGCGGAGCCGGCCTTTGCCCCTGAACCGTTTTCCATCTCCTACCAGCGCGCGCTCTATGCGAGCATGCATGCCCTCACTACGCAGACTTTCGCGGGTTTGCGTCAGGTGGCCCCCCGCCTGCCCGCTGCGTTGCGCGCCCAGGCCGAAGCCGTCCTGGCGCTGGAAGCGGCCCTGCTGGCGCGCTTTCAGCGTATCACTGCCACCACCATCGCGGCGCTGCGAACCCGCGTCCACGGCGACTTTCACCTGGGCCAGGTGCTCTACACCGGCGCCGACTTCATGATCATTGACTTCGAAGGCGAGCCGGTGCGCCCCATCAGCGAGCGCCGCCTTAAACGCTCGCCCCTCTGCGATGTCGCGGGCATGCTGCGCTCGTTCCAGTACGCCGCCTATGCTACCCTCTTCGCGCAGCCGGATAGTGAAGAGCGGGCGATGATGCGCCGCTGGGCCGATTGCTGGTCCTTCCGGGCAGGCGCCGCGTACCTCGGCGCCTATCTGCGCCACGCGGCGGGAGCGCCATTTATCCCCGCCGCCCTTGCCGATCTGGAGGCGCTGCTCGAGGTCTTTATGCTTGAGAAGCTGATCTATGAAATTGGCTATGAGATGAACAACCGTCCGGCCTGGCTCAGCATCCCCCTCAGCGGTGTGCTGCACCAGGTCGCGGCCTGA
- a CDS encoding DUF3536 domain-containing protein: MAERYICIHGHFYQPPRENPWLEAIEQQDSAYPYHDWNERINAECYEQNAASRILDDQSQIVKIVNNYSRISFNFGPTLLSWLAEKAPAVYEGILAADEESARLFGRGSAMAQCYNHIIMPLASRRDKITQVVWGIRDFQHRFGRLPEGMWLPETAVDLETLEIMAEYGIRFTILEPHQVNYMRRLGDTVWTDVRGGRIDPTRPYLVQLPNQRSIAVFIYDGPVSRAVAFERLLINGATFAARIAGIFNEYRPWPQIANIATDGETYGHHHRHGDMALAYALQYIEERGLAKLTNYASYLAKHPPTHEVQIVERTAWSCVHGVGRWSTDCGCNTGSNPGWRQHWREPLRAALDWLRDTLAPKFELQGRRLLKDPWEARNDYIEVILDRSDETVNRFLARHERVPLDSSQCIAALKLMELQRQLLLMYTSCGWFFDDLAGIETIQVIRYAGRAVQLARELFGEDIEEQFLERLARARSNNPAMGDGRAIYDRFVRPAMVDLRKVGALYAMSSLFESFEEREQIYSYQVDREDYHLLPAGKNRLALGRMRVTSTITRESTRLIFGMLHLGDHNISGGVCEYQDEASYQALVRESTELFQRADIPGTIRLVDRNFPQEAYSLKLLFGDEQRKILNQILTSSLAEAEAAYRQIYEYHAPLMRFLASIGMPVPREFQIAAEFAINTQLRRLLGADHLDLDAIQALHREAVRSGVTLDTVGLAYTLGRTIDRITEEFNAFPESIELLQQLDEAIALARSLPFEVDVWKTQNVYYRLLRSVYIEFQREAAQGYQDARQWVAAFTGLGRRLRFRLP; encoded by the coding sequence ATGGCGGAGCGCTACATCTGCATCCACGGGCACTTCTACCAGCCGCCGCGCGAAAACCCGTGGCTTGAGGCGATTGAGCAGCAGGACTCGGCTTATCCCTACCACGACTGGAACGAACGCATCAATGCCGAATGTTACGAGCAGAACGCCGCCTCGCGCATCCTCGATGACCAGAGTCAGATCGTCAAGATAGTCAACAACTATAGCCGGATCAGCTTCAACTTTGGCCCCACCTTGCTGAGCTGGCTCGCCGAGAAGGCCCCGGCAGTCTACGAGGGCATCCTCGCCGCCGACGAGGAGAGCGCGCGCCTGTTTGGGCGCGGCTCGGCCATGGCCCAGTGCTACAACCATATTATCATGCCCCTGGCCTCCCGTCGCGACAAGATCACCCAGGTGGTCTGGGGTATCCGTGACTTTCAACATCGCTTCGGACGGCTCCCCGAAGGCATGTGGCTCCCCGAAACCGCCGTGGATCTCGAGACCCTGGAGATCATGGCCGAGTACGGCATCCGCTTTACCATCCTTGAACCGCATCAGGTGAACTACATGCGCCGCCTGGGCGATACGGTCTGGACGGACGTGCGCGGCGGGCGGATTGATCCCACCCGGCCCTACCTTGTGCAGTTGCCCAACCAGCGCTCGATTGCGGTCTTCATCTACGATGGTCCGGTATCGCGGGCGGTAGCCTTCGAGCGGCTGCTGATCAACGGCGCGACCTTCGCCGCGCGCATCGCCGGGATCTTTAACGAGTACCGTCCCTGGCCGCAGATCGCTAACATCGCCACCGACGGCGAAACCTACGGCCACCACCATCGTCACGGCGACATGGCCCTGGCCTACGCGCTTCAGTACATCGAGGAACGGGGCCTGGCGAAGTTGACGAACTACGCCAGCTATCTGGCCAAGCATCCCCCGACGCACGAGGTGCAGATCGTCGAGCGCACCGCCTGGAGTTGCGTGCACGGCGTCGGGCGCTGGAGCACCGACTGCGGCTGCAATACCGGCAGCAATCCCGGCTGGCGACAGCACTGGCGCGAACCGCTGCGTGCCGCCCTCGACTGGCTGCGCGACACGCTGGCGCCGAAATTCGAGTTGCAGGGCCGCCGGTTGCTAAAAGACCCGTGGGAGGCGCGCAACGACTACATCGAGGTGATCCTCGATCGCTCCGACGAGACGGTGAACCGGTTCCTCGCCCGCCACGAGCGCGTTCCCCTGGATAGCAGCCAGTGCATCGCCGCGCTCAAGCTCATGGAGTTGCAGCGACAACTGCTGCTCATGTACACCTCCTGCGGCTGGTTCTTTGACGATCTGGCCGGTATCGAGACCATCCAGGTGATACGCTACGCGGGGCGAGCGGTACAACTGGCCCGCGAGTTGTTCGGCGAGGATATCGAGGAGCAGTTCCTGGAGCGCCTGGCCCGCGCTCGCAGCAACAACCCGGCCATGGGCGACGGGCGGGCGATCTACGACCGCTTCGTGCGTCCCGCAATGGTGGACCTGCGCAAGGTTGGCGCACTGTACGCCATGTCATCGCTCTTCGAGAGCTTCGAGGAGCGGGAACAGATCTATTCCTACCAGGTGGATCGCGAAGATTACCACCTGCTCCCCGCCGGCAAGAACCGCCTGGCCCTTGGGCGTATGCGCGTCACCTCGACCATTACCCGCGAGTCGACCCGCCTGATCTTCGGCATGCTGCATCTGGGCGACCATAACATCTCCGGCGGCGTGTGCGAGTATCAGGACGAAGCCTCCTACCAGGCCCTGGTGCGCGAAAGCACCGAGTTGTTCCAGCGGGCTGACATCCCCGGCACCATTCGCCTGGTGGACCGCAACTTCCCCCAGGAGGCCTATTCGCTCAAACTGCTGTTCGGCGATGAGCAGCGCAAGATCCTGAACCAGATCCTGACCTCCAGCCTGGCTGAGGCCGAGGCGGCCTACCGGCAGATCTACGAGTACCATGCGCCATTGATGCGCTTTCTTGCCAGTATTGGCATGCCTGTGCCTCGCGAGTTTCAGATCGCAGCGGAGTTCGCCATCAATACTCAGTTGCGGCGCCTGCTCGGAGCGGATCATCTTGACCTCGACGCCATCCAGGCCCTCCATCGCGAGGCGGTGCGTTCGGGAGTCACCCTCGACACCGTTGGCCTGGCCTATACTCTGGGCCGGACGATTGACCGTATCACGGAAGAGTTCAACGCCTTTCCCGAGTCAATAGAACTGCTCCAGCAACTCGACGAGGCCATCGCCCTGGCCCGCTCGCTGCCCTTCGAGGTTGATGTCTGGAAAACGCAGAACGTGTACTACCGGCTGCTGCGCAGCGTGTACATCGAGTTCCAACGTGAAGCTGCCCAGGGCTACCAGGATGCGCGGCAATGGGTCGCCGCGTTCACCGGTCTGGGACGCCGGCTCCGCTTCCGGCTGCCGTAA
- the glgB gene encoding 1,4-alpha-glucan branching protein GlgB: protein MSEETIRTTSRSKKALATNGAEMAPEEAAVAEHAATGAAEQAAAPAEAPTDTVVAVTPPAPQYPLPFLTDDDLYLFGEGTHFRAYEKLGAHITTLNGEQGTYFAVWAPNAEYVAVIGDWNGWDAGKNAMRCRGNSGIWETFVPGVGKGAHYKYHIASRYYGYREDKTDPFGFFFEVPPRTASIVWDQEYEWGDGAWMQARGQLQGVSAPMSIYEVHLGSWMRVPEEGGRSLTYREIAPRLAEHVKRAGFTHIELLPVTEHPFYGSWGYQSTGYFAPTSRYGTPEDFKYFVDYLHQQGIGIILDWVPSHFPTDGYALSYFDGTHLFEHADPRKGYHPDWGSYIFNYGRNEVRSFLISSALFWLDKYHIDGLRVDAVASMLYLDYSRRPGEWIPNQYGGKENIEAIMFLRQFNTEVYKNYPTAQTFAEESTAWPMVSRPVYVGGLGFGFKWDMGWMNDTLKYFRRDPIHRRYHHNELTFRGLYMFTENYVLSLSHDEVVHGKGSLLDKMSGDVWQKFANLRLLYSYQYGQPGKKLIFMGGEFGQWREWKHDESLDWHLLMFPSHQGVLKLVADLNRLYVNEPALHELDCDPAGFEWIDANDAENSTYSFFRRARSTGDLILVVLNCTPVPRYKFRIGVPRGGWWKEILNSDATEYWGSGIGNAGGVMAEEHMSHGRPYSLVLDLPPLGALYFKSEG, encoded by the coding sequence ATGTCGGAAGAGACCATCAGGACAACCAGCCGCTCGAAGAAAGCCCTCGCTACGAATGGCGCGGAAATGGCGCCGGAAGAGGCCGCTGTCGCTGAGCATGCTGCCACCGGCGCGGCCGAGCAGGCCGCCGCTCCTGCCGAGGCCCCGACCGACACCGTCGTGGCGGTGACTCCCCCCGCGCCGCAGTACCCGCTGCCGTTCCTGACCGACGACGACCTGTACCTCTTCGGCGAAGGCACCCACTTCCGCGCCTACGAGAAACTGGGCGCGCATATTACCACGCTGAATGGCGAACAGGGCACTTACTTCGCCGTCTGGGCGCCCAACGCCGAGTACGTGGCGGTCATCGGCGACTGGAACGGCTGGGACGCCGGCAAGAATGCCATGCGCTGTAGGGGCAATTCGGGGATCTGGGAGACCTTCGTGCCTGGCGTCGGCAAAGGCGCGCACTATAAGTACCACATCGCCTCGCGCTACTATGGCTACCGCGAAGACAAGACTGATCCCTTCGGCTTCTTCTTCGAGGTCCCGCCGCGCACGGCCTCGATTGTCTGGGACCAGGAGTACGAGTGGGGGGATGGGGCCTGGATGCAGGCCCGCGGCCAGCTCCAGGGCGTCAGCGCGCCTATGTCGATCTATGAGGTGCACCTCGGCTCGTGGATGCGCGTGCCCGAAGAGGGCGGCCGTTCCTTAACCTACCGCGAGATCGCTCCGCGTCTGGCCGAGCACGTCAAGCGCGCCGGGTTCACCCATATCGAGTTGCTGCCGGTCACCGAGCACCCGTTCTATGGCTCGTGGGGCTACCAGTCCACCGGCTACTTTGCGCCCACCAGCCGCTATGGGACGCCGGAGGACTTTAAGTACTTCGTGGATTACCTGCACCAGCAGGGCATCGGCATCATTCTCGACTGGGTGCCCTCGCACTTCCCTACCGATGGCTACGCCCTGAGCTACTTCGATGGCACGCACCTCTTCGAGCACGCCGATCCGCGCAAGGGCTACCATCCCGACTGGGGCAGCTACATCTTCAACTACGGCCGCAATGAGGTGCGGAGCTTCCTGATCAGCTCGGCGCTCTTCTGGCTCGATAAGTACCATATCGATGGCCTGCGGGTGGACGCTGTGGCCAGTATGCTCTATCTCGACTACTCGCGGCGGCCCGGCGAGTGGATCCCCAACCAGTACGGCGGCAAAGAGAACATCGAAGCAATTATGTTTCTCCGCCAGTTCAACACCGAGGTCTACAAGAACTATCCTACCGCTCAGACCTTCGCCGAAGAGAGCACGGCCTGGCCCATGGTCTCGCGGCCGGTCTACGTGGGCGGGCTGGGCTTCGGCTTCAAGTGGGACATGGGCTGGATGAACGATACGCTCAAATACTTCCGCCGCGACCCTATCCACCGCCGCTACCACCACAATGAGTTGACCTTCCGCGGGCTATACATGTTCACCGAAAACTACGTGCTCTCACTCTCGCACGATGAGGTGGTGCACGGCAAAGGCTCGCTGCTCGATAAAATGTCCGGCGATGTATGGCAGAAGTTCGCCAACCTGCGCCTGCTCTACAGCTACCAGTACGGCCAGCCGGGCAAGAAGCTGATCTTCATGGGCGGCGAGTTCGGCCAGTGGCGCGAGTGGAAGCACGACGAGAGCCTCGACTGGCACCTGTTGATGTTCCCCTCGCACCAGGGCGTCTTGAAACTCGTGGCCGATCTGAACCGGCTGTATGTGAATGAGCCGGCCCTGCACGAGCTTGACTGCGATCCGGCAGGCTTCGAGTGGATTGACGCCAATGATGCTGAAAACAGCACCTACTCGTTCTTCCGCCGGGCGCGCTCTACCGGCGATTTGATCCTGGTGGTGCTGAACTGCACTCCCGTTCCCCGCTACAAGTTCCGCATCGGCGTGCCCCGTGGCGGGTGGTGGAAGGAGATTCTCAACAGCGACGCCACCGAGTACTGGGGCAGCGGCATCGGCAATGCAGGCGGCGTGATGGCTGAGGAGCACATGTCGCACGGGCGTCCTTACTCCCTGGTGCTCGACCTGCCGCCGCTGGGGGCGCTGTACTTCAAGAGCGAAGGCTGA
- the nadC gene encoding carboxylating nicotinate-nucleotide diphosphorylase: MHPIDLPPELVREVVVRALNEDIGTGDLTTLAVIPPDARAEAHFVFRQAGVVCGLPVVAAVFALVDPALTLRPRAAEGARVSAGERVASVAGPARGLLSGERVALNFLQRLSGIATLTASYVEAVRGARARILDTRKTTPGLRALEKYAVRVGGGVNHRSGLYDGVMLKDNHLAILAARGVDLAEAVRRARAAVGPMVRVEVEVESVEQAAIAAEAGADLILLDNMSPEQLRAAVAAVAGRARTEASGGINLHSIRAVADSGVDFISVGALTHSAPALDIGLDIEGA; the protein is encoded by the coding sequence ATGCATCCTATCGATCTTCCTCCCGAACTCGTCCGTGAGGTGGTTGTCCGCGCGCTAAACGAGGATATCGGCACGGGCGACCTGACGACCCTGGCAGTTATCCCTCCTGACGCTCGGGCCGAGGCGCACTTTGTCTTCCGCCAGGCCGGAGTGGTCTGCGGACTGCCGGTGGTGGCGGCCGTCTTTGCCCTGGTGGACCCGGCCCTGACGCTGCGACCGCGGGCGGCTGAGGGCGCGCGGGTATCGGCGGGGGAGCGCGTGGCCAGCGTTGCCGGCCCGGCCCGTGGCCTCCTCAGCGGCGAGCGCGTAGCCCTCAATTTCCTCCAGCGGCTGAGCGGCATCGCCACCCTGACCGCCAGTTACGTCGAGGCAGTGCGAGGCGCCCGGGCGCGCATTCTCGACACGCGCAAGACTACGCCGGGACTGCGGGCGCTGGAGAAGTACGCCGTGCGCGTCGGGGGCGGGGTCAATCACCGCTCTGGCCTGTATGACGGAGTGATGCTCAAGGACAACCACCTGGCCATTCTGGCAGCGCGAGGGGTGGACCTGGCTGAAGCGGTGCGCCGGGCGCGGGCGGCGGTGGGACCGATGGTGCGGGTGGAGGTGGAAGTGGAGAGCGTCGAACAGGCCGCCATCGCCGCCGAGGCCGGCGCCGACCTGATCCTGCTCGACAATATGTCCCCCGAACAGCTCCGCGCTGCCGTGGCCGCCGTGGCCGGACGGGCGCGCACCGAGGCCAGCGGCGGCATCAACTTGCATTCAATCCGCGCGGTTGCCGACAGCGGCGTGGACTTTATCAGCGTTGGCGCGCTAACCCACAGCGCGCCGGCCCTGGATATAGGTCTGGATATCGAGGGAGCGTAG
- a CDS encoding DUF418 domain-containing protein, which produces MTWTDQSEHSAVAPVQPAERIPTLDMVRGFALFGILTVNMFFFSHPFQDLLLPPPSEATWYDRLATWLVRLLSEGKFYPLFSLLFGLGFALQLERARARGGRFAPLYLRRLLVLLGVGLVHACLIWVGDILVLYAVLGAVLLLFAGVRRPRTLLIWAAIFFTAPHLITFALASLVELARLMPGGAAQIEAVFAEQEAMFRQQREEAIAIYSAGSFAEITAQRARDLQTIWLGTLVMAPMVMTMFLIGTVLGRQRVFRDIPAHWRLWRRLVIWGFAIGLPANLLYTVMAENVQRAEFGWQLAWMNLALGIGGLAQSLAYLGALTLLAGRMPWQRWLGALRPAGQMALSNYLLQSIVATLIFYGYGLGLFNQVGMALGLLMALLIYLAQIPLSHWWMARFRYGPAEWLWRSLTYLRPQPMRQAPSSASKTAV; this is translated from the coding sequence ATGACCTGGACGGACCAATCCGAACACTCCGCGGTTGCGCCAGTGCAACCCGCGGAGCGCATCCCGACGCTGGACATGGTGCGCGGCTTTGCCCTCTTCGGCATCCTCACCGTAAACATGTTCTTTTTTAGTCATCCCTTCCAGGACCTGCTGTTGCCCCCGCCATCGGAGGCGACCTGGTACGACCGGCTGGCGACCTGGCTGGTGCGCCTCCTTAGCGAGGGCAAGTTTTACCCGCTCTTCTCTCTGCTCTTCGGGCTGGGGTTTGCGCTCCAGCTCGAGCGAGCACGCGCGCGGGGGGGGCGCTTCGCCCCGCTCTACCTGCGGCGATTACTGGTGCTGCTCGGCGTCGGTCTGGTGCATGCCTGCCTGATCTGGGTTGGCGACATCCTTGTGCTCTATGCAGTGCTGGGAGCGGTGCTGCTGCTGTTTGCCGGAGTCAGGCGCCCGCGCACCCTGCTGATCTGGGCGGCGATCTTCTTTACGGCGCCACATCTCATCACGTTCGCTCTGGCGAGTCTGGTTGAACTGGCGCGTCTCATGCCCGGAGGCGCCGCCCAGATCGAGGCGGTCTTCGCCGAGCAGGAGGCCATGTTTCGCCAGCAGCGCGAAGAGGCCATCGCGATCTACAGCGCCGGCTCGTTCGCCGAGATCACCGCGCAGCGCGCCCGTGATCTCCAGACAATCTGGCTTGGCACGCTGGTAATGGCGCCAATGGTGATGACCATGTTTCTTATCGGAACCGTTCTCGGGCGCCAGAGGGTCTTTCGCGACATTCCGGCACACTGGCGGCTCTGGCGCCGGCTGGTGATCTGGGGCTTTGCGATTGGCCTCCCGGCCAATCTGCTCTATACGGTCATGGCCGAGAATGTGCAGCGGGCCGAGTTCGGCTGGCAACTGGCATGGATGAACCTGGCCCTGGGGATCGGCGGCCTGGCCCAGAGTCTGGCCTACCTGGGCGCGTTGACGCTCCTTGCCGGGCGCATGCCCTGGCAGCGCTGGCTCGGCGCGCTGCGCCCGGCGGGCCAGATGGCTCTGAGCAATTACCTGCTCCAGTCCATCGTTGCGACGCTGATCTTCTATGGCTACGGCCTGGGGCTGTTCAACCAGGTTGGCATGGCCCTCGGGTTGCTCATGGCGCTGCTGATCTACCTGGCGCAGATCCCGCTGAGCCACTGGTGGATGGCCCGCTTCCGCTACGGCCCCGCGGAGTGGCTCTGGCGCAGCCTGACCTACCTGCGCCCGCAACCGATGCGCCAGGCGCCCTCAAGCGCCAGCAAGACCGCCGTTTGA